One genomic segment of Culturomica massiliensis includes these proteins:
- the mgrA gene encoding L-glyceraldehyde 3-phosphate reductase, producing the protein MDTYKASENRYTHMPYRRCGKSGLLLPAISLGLWHNFGHVDTFSNFTEIIHTAFDRGITHFDLANNYGPPPGAAEENFGHILKKSLSRYRDELIISTKAGHDMWPGPYGSWGSRKHLMASIDQSLRRMDIEYVDIFYSHRPDPATPIEETAEALSDIVRRGKALYIGISKYNSEQTDKIVKQLKQAGTPCLIHQDRYSLFDRHIEHDLSDIIRKHELGLIAFSPLAQGLLTNRYLHGIPADSRAAKASGFLQKEQVTEEKIAQARQLDQIARQRGQTLAEMALSWLLKDERVTSVIIGASSVNQLLDNLKATGNLRFSEEELKAIDTILK; encoded by the coding sequence ATGGATACCTACAAAGCCAGCGAAAACCGCTATACACACATGCCCTATCGCCGCTGCGGGAAAAGCGGTTTATTATTACCTGCCATTTCATTGGGTTTGTGGCATAACTTCGGCCATGTCGATACATTCAGCAATTTTACCGAAATCATACACACGGCTTTCGACCGGGGAATTACCCACTTCGATTTGGCCAACAATTACGGTCCGCCTCCCGGAGCCGCCGAAGAAAACTTCGGACATATTCTGAAAAAAAGCTTAAGCCGCTACCGGGACGAACTGATCATTTCGACCAAAGCCGGACACGATATGTGGCCGGGGCCATACGGTAGCTGGGGCAGCCGTAAGCATTTAATGGCGAGCATCGACCAAAGCCTGCGACGGATGGACATTGAATACGTAGATATTTTTTACTCCCACCGACCGGACCCCGCTACCCCTATTGAAGAAACCGCCGAAGCCTTGTCCGATATTGTCAGACGCGGCAAGGCATTATATATCGGCATCTCCAAATACAATAGCGAACAAACAGATAAAATCGTTAAACAGTTAAAACAAGCGGGAACCCCATGCCTGATTCATCAAGACCGCTATTCGCTATTCGACCGCCACATCGAACATGACCTGTCAGACATCATCAGAAAACATGAATTGGGATTGATTGCGTTTTCTCCTCTCGCCCAAGGCCTGCTCACCAATCGCTACTTACACGGTATCCCCGCCGATTCCCGTGCCGCCAAAGCAAGCGGATTTCTGCAAAAAGAACAGGTCACGGAAGAGAAAATTGCACAAGCCCGGCAATTGGATCAAATTGCCCGGCAACGCGGACAAACATTAGCAGAAATGGCCCTATCCTGGCTATTAAAAGACGAAAGAGTAACGAGTGTCATTATCGGAGCGAGTTCTGTCAACCAACTGCTCGACAATTTAAAAGCCACCGGTAATCTCCGATTTTCCGAAGAAGAATTAAAAGCTATCGATACCATCCTAAAATAG
- a CDS encoding anaerobic sulfatase maturase has product MDTRKNASFSFEQERKKIRRSFTIMVKTGGPICNLDCDYCYYLEKEALYPGKHPTLPFFKMPDNVLEKLIREYILSQPQEQIEFVWHGGEPALLGVEYFRKILDIQKKQADGKKILNAFQTNGTLIDEEWANFLAENHFLCGLSIDGPKKYHDNHRRYPNGKGSWDKAMECVKLFQKYGVEFNTMSVVNASNSKQPALVYNFLKSIGSRFMQFTPIVERIALDETEPLSIVDNRYSKATAVMNENVNATDWGNFLCRIFDIWVKKDVGTHFINYFDNTLAAYAGQQPSLCSMAEYCGCSLAIEHNGDTYCCDHFVFPEYNVGNIMTTPISEMAKSDKQLFFEQHKKDTLARQCQACEYLAACGGDCPKNRFVKNEDGEYISYLCEGFKMFFRHTRKHFEFMADELRHHRAPANIMNQKG; this is encoded by the coding sequence ATGGACACCAGAAAAAACGCATCTTTTTCATTTGAGCAAGAAAGAAAAAAAATCCGACGCAGTTTTACAATTATGGTTAAAACCGGAGGTCCGATATGTAATCTGGATTGCGATTATTGTTACTACCTGGAAAAAGAAGCCCTTTATCCCGGAAAACATCCCACGCTCCCTTTTTTCAAAATGCCCGACAATGTTCTGGAAAAACTGATCCGGGAATATATTCTCTCCCAGCCACAGGAACAAATCGAATTCGTATGGCACGGAGGTGAACCGGCATTACTGGGGGTGGAATATTTCCGTAAAATTCTCGACATCCAAAAAAAACAGGCCGATGGGAAGAAAATATTGAATGCATTTCAAACAAACGGAACCCTTATCGACGAAGAATGGGCGAATTTTCTGGCCGAAAATCATTTCCTATGCGGCCTTTCCATCGACGGACCTAAAAAATACCATGACAATCACCGGCGTTACCCCAATGGTAAAGGCTCCTGGGACAAAGCCATGGAATGCGTGAAGCTATTTCAGAAATACGGTGTCGAATTCAACACCATGTCCGTCGTCAACGCCTCCAACAGCAAGCAACCGGCCCTTGTATACAACTTTCTGAAAAGCATCGGTTCCCGCTTTATGCAATTTACCCCGATCGTAGAACGAATAGCCCTGGACGAAACAGAACCTCTTTCTATAGTAGACAACAGGTATTCGAAAGCAACCGCTGTCATGAACGAAAACGTAAACGCAACCGACTGGGGAAATTTTTTATGCCGGATCTTCGATATTTGGGTAAAAAAGGATGTCGGGACGCATTTCATCAATTACTTTGACAATACTTTAGCGGCCTATGCGGGGCAACAGCCTTCTCTTTGCTCTATGGCAGAATACTGCGGTTGTTCCCTGGCAATCGAGCACAATGGAGATACCTATTGTTGTGACCATTTTGTTTTTCCTGAATACAACGTAGGTAACATCATGACGACCCCCATTTCAGAAATGGCTAAAAGCGACAAACAACTTTTCTTTGAACAACATAAAAAAGATACACTCGCCCGCCAATGTCAGGCATGTGAATACTTAGCTGCCTGCGGAGGAGACTGTCCCAAAAACCGCTTTGTCAAAAACGAAGACGGTGAATATATATCCTACTTATGCGAAGGATTCAAAATGTTTTTCCGGCATACCCGGAAACATTTCGAATTCATGGCCGACGAATTACGACATCACAGAGCGCCTGCAAATATTATGAATCAAAAAGGATAA
- a CDS encoding cell division protein FtsX has protein sequence MSRRKRRVAGSYFVSTLSIALVLVVVGILVFILLNARAISDHVKQNIGFSIIVKDNVNEAEMKKMQKLLDTKPFVASSVFVSKAEAARNFKEELGEDFEQVLGYNPLLPSIEVKLVPQYANNDSLEIIEKKLVAYDIIQEVSYQKSLVQYVNENVRKISIILLIAGAALVLISFTLIRNTIHLSVYSQRFLIKTMQLVGAKPFFICRPFIRNSVWFGFFGSMIANMILLLAVYFLQKEVGGVINIMNRDLLIVMVAFVFVSGILLSFVSSWMSVLKYLNKDLNDLYN, from the coding sequence ATGTCTCGTAGAAAAAGAAGAGTAGCCGGTTCCTATTTTGTTTCAACATTAAGTATTGCTTTGGTGTTGGTGGTTGTAGGTATTTTGGTATTTATTCTTTTGAATGCAAGGGCGATATCTGATCATGTAAAGCAAAACATCGGTTTTTCCATTATTGTGAAGGACAATGTCAACGAGGCTGAAATGAAGAAGATGCAAAAGCTTCTGGATACGAAACCTTTTGTCGCGTCATCTGTTTTTGTCAGCAAAGCCGAAGCTGCCCGTAATTTTAAAGAAGAACTGGGAGAGGATTTTGAGCAGGTATTGGGGTATAATCCGCTTTTACCTTCAATTGAGGTTAAGCTGGTGCCTCAGTATGCCAATAACGATTCCCTGGAGATTATAGAGAAAAAATTGGTGGCTTACGATATCATACAGGAGGTCTCTTATCAAAAATCACTGGTGCAGTATGTGAACGAGAATGTTCGTAAAATCAGTATTATTCTGTTGATTGCCGGTGCAGCTTTGGTGTTGATTTCTTTTACACTGATCCGGAATACGATACATCTATCGGTTTATTCCCAGCGTTTTCTGATCAAGACCATGCAATTGGTGGGGGCAAAACCTTTCTTTATTTGCCGGCCTTTTATCCGCAATAGTGTTTGGTTCGGTTTTTTCGGTAGTATGATTGCCAATATGATTTTGCTGTTGGCTGTTTATTTTCTTCAAAAGGAAGTCGGCGGAGTTATCAATATCATGAACCGGGATTTGCTGATTGTAATGGTTGCATTTGTATTTGTGTCCGGTATTTTGTTGTCGTTTGTGTCTTCCTGGATGTCTGTTTTAAAATATCTGAATAAAGATTTGAACGACCTGTATAATTGA
- a CDS encoding DUF3098 domain-containing protein: protein MAVKSNLKTTPEKKAGFPIPAGNYKMILIGFGIIVLGFILMMGGGSDDPNEFNYAIFSFRRITLAPIVVLLGFGFVFWAIMRKPKEKKEKED, encoded by the coding sequence ATGGCAGTGAAAAGTAATTTGAAAACGACACCGGAAAAGAAAGCCGGTTTTCCGATCCCGGCGGGTAATTATAAAATGATATTGATCGGTTTTGGGATTATTGTTTTGGGATTCATCCTGATGATGGGTGGGGGCAGTGACGATCCGAATGAGTTTAATTATGCCATATTCAGTTTCAGGAGAATTACTTTGGCTCCGATTGTCGTTCTTCTCGGTTTCGGTTTTGTATTTTGGGCTATTATGCGGAAGCCGAAGGAAAAGAAAGAGAAGGAAGATTGA
- a CDS encoding undecaprenyl-diphosphate phosphatase has product MDWLEALVLGVIQGLTEFLPVSSSGHLQIFNAILGVEGEENLTFAVAVHAATVCSTIVVLRKEIAVLLAGLFRFRWNEETMYIAKIVVSMIPVGIVGFFFKDYVESLFGSGLMVVGGALLLTSVLLAFAYYAKPRVRSVISFRDAFIIGLAQACAVIPGLSRSGSTIATGILLGNNKENVAKFSFLMVLVPILGEAFLDLMKGNFGQAESGISTLSLAVGFLAAFISGFIACSWMLNLVKKGKLIWFAVYCFIVGVTVLSVDLF; this is encoded by the coding sequence ATGGATTGGTTAGAGGCATTGGTTCTGGGTGTTATCCAGGGGCTGACAGAGTTTTTGCCGGTAAGTAGTTCCGGACATCTGCAGATTTTTAATGCTATTTTGGGGGTTGAAGGAGAGGAAAATCTCACTTTTGCAGTTGCGGTTCATGCGGCGACGGTCTGTAGTACGATTGTTGTGTTACGAAAAGAAATCGCTGTTTTGTTAGCCGGCCTTTTCCGGTTTCGGTGGAATGAAGAAACGATGTACATTGCCAAAATTGTCGTGTCGATGATACCTGTGGGAATTGTGGGTTTTTTCTTTAAGGATTATGTAGAATCCTTGTTCGGTTCCGGATTGATGGTTGTCGGAGGTGCATTGCTGTTGACGTCCGTATTGCTTGCTTTTGCTTATTATGCAAAACCTCGTGTGCGTTCGGTGATTTCTTTCAGGGATGCTTTTATTATCGGCTTGGCACAGGCATGTGCCGTTATTCCCGGACTTTCGCGTTCGGGGTCTACGATTGCAACGGGGATACTCTTGGGTAATAATAAGGAAAATGTAGCTAAATTTTCTTTTTTAATGGTTTTGGTCCCGATTTTAGGAGAAGCTTTTCTGGATTTAATGAAGGGTAATTTCGGACAGGCAGAGAGCGGTATTTCCACCTTATCTTTGGCGGTCGGATTTTTGGCGGCTTTTATTTCCGGTTTTATTGCTTGTAGTTGGATGCTCAATCTGGTGAAAAAAGGAAAATTGATATGGTTTGCCGTATACTGTTTTATCGTAGGGGTGACTGTATTATCCGTGGATTTATTTTAA
- the truB gene encoding tRNA pseudouridine(55) synthase TruB, with the protein MVVFKEEGVFQEGALILVDKPLKWTSFDVVNKIRWCLRKKFGKLKVGHAGTLDPLATGLVIVCIGRWTKEIDKYMGQQKEYVATLQLGATTPSFDLETQVNREYPWQHIDRPFFEEAIQQFVGEIKQIPPTYSAVRVDGVRAYEKARKGKGVAMPPRDVYVKEIEILRFEPPQVELRIVCSKGTYIRSLANDIGAACGSGAYLADLRRTAIGDFKVKDANNMDELIVFLQEKS; encoded by the coding sequence ATGGTTGTATTTAAAGAAGAAGGTGTTTTTCAGGAAGGAGCATTGATATTGGTGGATAAGCCGCTGAAATGGACCTCTTTCGATGTCGTTAATAAAATCCGTTGGTGTTTGCGTAAAAAGTTCGGTAAGTTGAAAGTGGGGCATGCCGGTACGTTGGATCCTTTGGCGACCGGTCTGGTGATTGTGTGTATCGGGCGCTGGACAAAGGAAATCGACAAATATATGGGGCAGCAAAAAGAATATGTCGCAACACTTCAGCTGGGAGCGACGACACCTTCTTTCGATCTGGAAACGCAGGTAAACCGGGAGTATCCCTGGCAACACATAGACCGTCCTTTTTTTGAAGAGGCGATACAGCAATTTGTCGGTGAAATAAAACAAATACCTCCGACCTATTCTGCCGTCAGGGTTGATGGTGTGAGGGCTTATGAGAAGGCGAGGAAGGGGAAGGGTGTGGCTATGCCCCCCAGAGATGTATATGTGAAAGAGATTGAAATTTTACGTTTCGAGCCGCCGCAGGTTGAGTTACGGATCGTATGTAGTAAAGGGACGTATATCCGGTCTTTGGCGAATGATATCGGGGCTGCCTGTGGAAGCGGGGCTTATTTGGCTGATTTACGGCGGACTGCCATAGGAGACTTTAAGGTGAAGGATGCAAATAATATGGATGAATTGATTGTTTTTCTACAAGAAAAATCATAA
- the queA gene encoding tRNA preQ1(34) S-adenosylmethionine ribosyltransferase-isomerase QueA produces the protein MKLSKFKYRLPQELIALHPAQNRDECRLMVLNKKTGEIEHKVFKDLIDYFDEKDVFVFNDTKVFPARLYGNKEKTGAEIEVFLLRELNRDLRIWDVLVDPARKIRIGNKLYFGEDDSLVAEVIDNTTSRGRTLRFLFDGEYEEFKKLLYGLGETPLPKFIDRKVEPEDAENYQTIFASHEGAVAAPTAGLHFSRELMKRMEIKGINFAYITLHVGLGNFREVDVEDLTKHKMDSEQIIVNPETVSIVNEAKDEKHKICAVGTTVVRTLESCVTTKGRLTEFEGWTNKFIFPPYDFSVPDAFISNFHLPYSTLLMMVAAFGGYEHVMNAYEVAVKEKYKFGTYGDAMLII, from the coding sequence ATGAAATTATCCAAGTTTAAATACAGATTACCTCAGGAGCTTATTGCTTTGCATCCGGCTCAGAATCGGGATGAATGCAGGTTAATGGTTTTAAACAAAAAAACGGGAGAGATAGAACACAAAGTCTTTAAAGATCTTATCGATTATTTCGATGAGAAAGACGTATTTGTATTCAATGATACGAAAGTTTTTCCGGCCAGATTGTATGGAAATAAGGAAAAAACCGGAGCCGAAATTGAAGTCTTTTTGTTGAGAGAACTAAACCGGGATTTACGTATTTGGGATGTTTTGGTCGATCCGGCCCGTAAAATCCGGATTGGAAATAAATTGTATTTCGGGGAAGACGATAGTTTGGTGGCCGAAGTGATCGATAATACGACTTCCCGTGGCCGGACGTTGCGTTTTCTTTTCGACGGAGAATATGAGGAGTTTAAGAAATTGCTTTACGGCTTAGGCGAAACACCGCTGCCTAAATTTATCGATCGTAAAGTAGAGCCGGAAGATGCTGAAAATTACCAGACTATTTTTGCCTCTCATGAAGGAGCTGTCGCTGCGCCGACTGCCGGCCTGCACTTTAGCCGTGAGTTGATGAAAAGGATGGAGATAAAGGGAATTAATTTTGCTTATATTACTTTGCATGTGGGGCTGGGGAATTTCCGTGAGGTAGATGTTGAAGATTTGACGAAGCATAAGATGGATTCGGAGCAAATTATTGTGAATCCGGAAACCGTGTCTATCGTAAATGAGGCAAAGGATGAGAAACATAAAATTTGTGCCGTCGGTACGACTGTTGTCCGGACGCTGGAAAGTTGTGTGACGACCAAAGGACGTTTGACTGAGTTTGAAGGCTGGACGAATAAATTTATTTTTCCGCCTTATGATTTCAGTGTACCCGATGCTTTTATTTCTAATTTTCATTTGCCTTATTCGACTTTGTTGATGATGGTAGCTGCTTTCGGCGGATACGAGCATGTGATGAATGCCTATGAGGTGGCTGTAAAGGAAAAATATAAATTCGGTACGTATGGAGATGCGATGTTGATTATTTGA
- a CDS encoding M48 family metallopeptidase, translating to MKIIRVFTVIGILFITMQCATVPITGRKQLLIYPEGEVMQMSLTSYQAFLKENKLSTDVKNTQRVKEVGKRIAAAVESYMKSKGLEDRIADFKWEFNLVQSPEMNAWCMPGGKVVFYEGILPVCKTDAGIAVVMGHEIAHAVARHGNERMSQQALLQAGSMAAAYAMKNKSETTQVLLGTAIGIGGNYGVILPFSRKHESEADRLGLIFMAIAGYNPQEAVDFWKRMASASGQKPAEFMSTHPSDEHRIADLEKELPEAMKYYVK from the coding sequence ATGAAAATAATCAGAGTTTTTACTGTGATCGGGATATTGTTTATCACGATGCAGTGTGCGACGGTTCCCATTACCGGGAGAAAGCAGTTGTTGATCTATCCGGAAGGGGAAGTGATGCAGATGAGTTTAACTTCGTATCAGGCTTTCTTGAAAGAAAATAAATTGTCGACGGATGTAAAGAATACCCAGCGGGTGAAAGAGGTGGGAAAACGGATTGCTGCTGCGGTTGAATCATATATGAAGTCGAAAGGACTGGAAGACCGGATCGCTGATTTTAAATGGGAGTTTAATTTAGTGCAGAGCCCTGAAATGAATGCCTGGTGTATGCCCGGGGGGAAGGTCGTATTTTATGAAGGGATTTTGCCCGTATGCAAGACAGATGCCGGTATTGCCGTTGTTATGGGACATGAAATTGCTCATGCTGTGGCGCGTCACGGTAATGAGCGGATGAGTCAGCAGGCACTGCTGCAGGCCGGGAGTATGGCTGCTGCTTATGCGATGAAGAATAAGTCTGAAACGACGCAGGTGTTGTTGGGAACTGCCATCGGTATCGGAGGAAATTACGGGGTGATATTGCCTTTTTCCCGTAAACATGAGAGTGAAGCGGATCGTTTGGGTTTGATTTTTATGGCGATAGCCGGATATAATCCGCAGGAGGCTGTCGATTTCTGGAAACGGATGGCATCGGCTTCCGGTCAGAAACCGGCAGAGTTTATGTCGACACATCCTTCTGACGAGCATCGTATTGCCGATTTGGAAAAAGAGTTGCCGGAAGCTATGAAGTATTATGTGAAATAG